One Pararhizobium sp. IMCC3301 DNA segment encodes these proteins:
- a CDS encoding phosphoadenylyl-sulfate reductase, translating to MRVLPERPTDQLAPSANFDQLEQEALALLTRVFGDKIHGKAALVSSFGSESAVLLHLASRIDPDVPVLFIDTLMLFEETLQYQLELAQSLGLRNVIRVLPDLHEARDTDPFGRLHLTDPDSCCSLRKIKPLEKILCQYNAWVSGRKRFHGEARAQLAVQELDDQGRHKFNPLAEWQAGDIKAYFERHELPRNPLFYRGFRSIGCSPCTLPVGKNDDPRSGRWQGQDKTECGIHLVDGKLVQGKLVQGKPVTEASQ from the coding sequence ATGCGCGTGCTGCCTGAACGCCCGACCGACCAGCTTGCACCATCTGCAAATTTTGACCAGCTCGAGCAGGAAGCCCTGGCTCTGCTGACCAGGGTTTTCGGCGATAAAATCCATGGCAAGGCTGCTCTGGTGTCGTCCTTCGGATCAGAATCCGCCGTGTTGCTGCATCTTGCCTCGCGGATTGATCCCGATGTACCTGTGCTGTTCATAGATACGCTGATGCTGTTTGAGGAAACTCTGCAATATCAGCTGGAACTGGCCCAGTCGCTTGGTCTACGCAATGTCATCCGCGTGCTGCCGGATCTTCATGAAGCGCGGGATACCGATCCGTTCGGCCGCCTGCATCTGACCGACCCGGATTCGTGCTGCAGTTTGCGCAAGATCAAACCGCTGGAGAAAATTCTGTGCCAGTACAATGCTTGGGTCAGTGGCCGCAAACGCTTTCACGGCGAAGCGCGGGCACAATTGGCCGTGCAGGAACTGGATGATCAGGGCAGACACAAATTCAACCCCCTGGCCGAGTGGCAGGCGGGCGATATCAAGGCCTATTTTGAACGCCATGAACTGCCGCGCAATCCGCTGTTCTATCGTGGGTTCCGGTCGATCGGCTGCTCACCCTGCACTTTGCCGGTGGGCAAGAATGATGATCCGCGCAGCGGCCGCTGGCAAGGACAGGACAAGACTGAATGCGGTATCCATCTGGTCGATGGCAAACTGGTTCAGGGTAAACTGGTTCAGGGCAAGCCGGTAACGGAGGCAAGTCAATGA
- a CDS encoding DUF934 domain-containing protein gives MSVEETTRSILVRQGKFSPSPIEPCKFLDVEELQSIAALGGLFVDMKNDEDPQALVPHFSAIALIRIAFPSSADGRGFSLGQRLRRLGFKGTLRAHGDLISDQYPMAIRTGFDELEISPQMAQRQPEAQWRDRLPKLESYRSRLGLAG, from the coding sequence ATGAGTGTCGAAGAAACAACCCGCAGCATCCTCGTCCGGCAGGGCAAGTTTTCGCCCTCGCCGATTGAGCCCTGCAAATTTCTCGATGTCGAGGAACTGCAATCGATTGCCGCCCTTGGCGGCCTGTTCGTCGATATGAAAAATGATGAAGACCCGCAGGCTCTGGTTCCGCATTTCAGTGCCATTGCGCTGATCCGCATTGCCTTTCCCTCCAGTGCGGACGGACGTGGCTTCAGCCTTGGACAGCGCCTGCGCAGACTGGGCTTCAAAGGCACTTTGCGCGCCCACGGCGATCTGATATCCGATCAGTATCCAATGGCAATCAGAACCGGCTTTGACGAGTTGGAAATCAGCCCGCAAATGGCACAACGCCAGCCCGAAGCGCAATGGCGTGACCGCCTGCCGAAACTTGAATCCTACCGATCACGGCTTGGCCTTGCCGGCTAA
- a CDS encoding ferredoxin--NADP reductase: MSDFFSPSQTVETLPYGETVTSVRHWTDQLFSFRVTRPRSLRFRSGEFVMIGLPGDNGKPILRAYSIASPIWDEELEFYSIKVPDGPLTSRLQNIQIGDQVIVRPKPTGTLVLDALLPGKRLFLIATGTGIAPFASIIRDPDTYAAYDEIILAHTCRTNAELSYGFELMKRTLADPLVGEDAARKLRHYATTTREASVHEGRITDLMRNGSFYTDLGIAPLNSNDRVMICGSMALNQDVKTISVAAGLAEGSNSRPGQFVVEKAFVGEELV; the protein is encoded by the coding sequence ATGTCAGATTTTTTCTCTCCCTCCCAGACTGTCGAAACTCTGCCGTATGGCGAAACCGTAACCTCTGTCCGGCATTGGACGGACCAGCTGTTTTCATTCCGCGTGACCCGACCCAGAAGCCTGCGTTTCCGGTCCGGTGAATTCGTCATGATTGGTCTGCCCGGCGATAACGGAAAACCGATCCTGCGGGCCTATTCCATTGCATCTCCCATATGGGATGAAGAACTGGAGTTTTACTCAATCAAAGTGCCCGACGGCCCGTTGACATCACGCTTGCAGAACATACAGATCGGCGATCAGGTGATCGTTCGCCCCAAGCCGACCGGCACATTGGTACTGGATGCGCTGTTGCCCGGAAAGCGCCTGTTCCTGATTGCAACCGGCACCGGTATTGCGCCTTTCGCCTCGATCATCCGCGACCCGGACACCTACGCCGCCTATGATGAAATCATTCTGGCCCATACCTGCCGGACCAATGCAGAGCTCAGCTATGGCTTTGAATTAATGAAACGCACCTTGGCCGATCCGCTGGTCGGGGAAGATGCAGCCCGCAAATTGCGACATTATGCGACCACCACGCGCGAGGCTTCGGTCCATGAGGGCCGCATCACCGATCTGATGCGCAATGGCAGTTTCTATACCGACCTTGGCATTGCTCCTTTGAACAGCAATGACCGGGTCATGATCTGCGGATCAATGGCGTTGAACCAGGATGTCAAGACGATCAGTGTCGCCGCAGGCCTTGCAGAGGGCTCCAACAGCCGCCCGGGACAATTCGTCGTGGAAAAGGCTTTTGTCGGTGAAGAGCTGGTTTAG
- a CDS encoding NAD(P)H-dependent oxidoreductase, with amino-acid sequence MRVLVLYAHPVETSFTAAMHNMVVQTLGQAGHEVDDCDLYAEGFDAVLSRQERLSYHDTDVNRQPVASYVDRVLNTDAIVMVHPIWNFGPPAILKGFLDRVFLPGVSFDMCDGKVTPGLTHIKKLACVVSYGAPWYRALILGDPPRKLATRMLRAMIKPGAPVLYLARYDMNNVTDTQLQSHLQNVRDKLLKF; translated from the coding sequence ATGCGGGTTCTGGTGCTGTACGCCCATCCGGTGGAAACCAGTTTTACCGCAGCCATGCACAATATGGTGGTGCAAACGCTGGGGCAGGCCGGTCATGAGGTGGATGATTGCGATCTCTATGCGGAAGGCTTCGATGCGGTGCTGTCACGGCAGGAGCGGTTGAGCTATCATGACACCGATGTAAACCGGCAACCCGTCGCGTCCTATGTGGACAGGGTTTTGAACACCGATGCCATTGTCATGGTTCATCCGATCTGGAATTTCGGCCCCCCGGCCATCCTGAAAGGCTTTCTGGACCGGGTGTTCCTGCCGGGGGTGTCGTTTGACATGTGCGATGGCAAAGTGACGCCGGGTCTCACCCATATCAAGAAGCTGGCCTGTGTGGTGAGCTACGGAGCGCCGTGGTATCGGGCGCTGATACTGGGCGATCCGCCCCGCAAACTGGCCACACGCATGCTGCGAGCCATGATCAAGCCGGGTGCGCCGGTGCTGTATCTTGCCAGGTATGACATGAACAACGTGACCGACACACAGCTTCAAAGCCATCTTCAGAATGTGCGTGACAAGTTGCTGAAATTCTGA
- a CDS encoding FAD-binding oxidoreductase encodes MDFARLKAELAPVRCEDNAAIVRQKSRDFFWYSPVLKRQLQEVTADLIAAPVNEAEVIHVLKTCFAHDVPVTPRGTGTGNYGQAMPLSGGVLLDLSRFNKIREISTGRFIAEPGAVIAEIDRKARQSGQEVRMYPSTYSTASIGGFIAGGSGGVGSINFGGLRDLGNVIRLRVVTMEAEPRILELGGEDLQKVSHAYGTNGIITEVEMPLGPAYDWVDVLVGFEPGDAEGFSGWMDAVRFGNELGLQDGILKKNIAPVQAPVPQRYFRRHSKFIEDGQSVCICMVAPFAMDAFSTFVARGNGAILYRSDTASAEEKKGLPPAYELAWNHTTLRGLRVDPEITYLQVLYPFPHQIERVEAVSKLFPGEVTGHLEYVRFDGHVTCFGLPIVNFTTEDRLEEIIRIHEEEGCPIFNPHRYTLEEGGMKQTDAVQLDFKREADPKGLLNPGKMVAWDHPEFDFSGQTYLFPGLERKA; translated from the coding sequence ATGGATTTTGCCAGGCTGAAAGCTGAACTGGCTCCGGTCAGGTGCGAAGACAATGCTGCGATCGTCAGACAGAAAAGCCGCGATTTTTTCTGGTATTCGCCGGTGCTGAAACGCCAGCTGCAAGAGGTCACGGCCGATCTGATTGCCGCGCCGGTCAACGAAGCGGAAGTCATTCATGTTCTGAAAACCTGCTTTGCCCATGATGTGCCGGTGACGCCGCGCGGCACCGGCACCGGCAATTATGGCCAGGCGATGCCTTTGTCCGGGGGCGTCTTGCTGGACCTGTCGCGGTTCAACAAAATACGGGAGATTTCCACCGGACGTTTCATTGCCGAGCCAGGCGCTGTGATCGCCGAGATCGACCGCAAGGCGCGGCAGAGCGGGCAAGAGGTGCGGATGTATCCGTCAACCTACTCCACTGCTTCAATCGGCGGCTTTATTGCCGGCGGCTCGGGAGGTGTCGGCTCGATCAATTTCGGTGGCCTGCGTGATCTGGGCAATGTCATCCGCCTGCGGGTGGTAACCATGGAGGCCGAGCCGCGCATTCTGGAACTGGGCGGCGAGGATCTGCAGAAGGTCAGCCATGCCTATGGCACCAATGGCATCATCACCGAAGTCGAGATGCCGCTGGGGCCGGCCTATGACTGGGTTGATGTGCTGGTCGGGTTTGAGCCGGGGGACGCCGAGGGGTTCTCCGGATGGATGGATGCTGTGCGCTTCGGCAATGAGCTTGGCCTGCAGGACGGCATTTTGAAGAAGAATATCGCACCTGTGCAGGCCCCTGTTCCGCAACGCTATTTCCGGCGCCACAGCAAATTCATTGAGGACGGCCAGTCCGTATGCATCTGCATGGTCGCGCCTTTCGCAATGGATGCATTTTCTACCTTTGTGGCGCGCGGCAATGGCGCCATTCTGTACCGCTCGGATACGGCCTCGGCTGAGGAAAAGAAGGGTCTGCCACCGGCCTATGAACTGGCCTGGAACCACACCACCCTGCGCGGCCTGCGGGTTGACCCGGAGATCACCTATCTTCAGGTACTGTATCCGTTTCCGCATCAGATCGAGCGTGTGGAAGCGGTGTCAAAACTGTTCCCGGGCGAGGTTACAGGCCATCTGGAATATGTCCGCTTTGATGGCCATGTGACGTGTTTCGGACTGCCGATTGTGAACTTCACGACAGAAGATCGGCTTGAGGAGATTATCCGCATCCATGAGGAAGAGGGCTGCCCGATCTTCAATCCGCACCGCTACACACTGGAAGAAGGCGGCATGAAGCAGACCGACGCGGTGCAACTGGATTTCAAGCGCGAGGCCGATCCGAAGGGGCTTCTCAACCCTGGCAAGATGGTGGCCTGGGATCATCCTGAATTCGACTTTTCCGGGCAGACCTATCTGTTTCCCGGCCTGGAGCGAAAAGCGTGA
- a CDS encoding cytosine deaminase — MASLPGFITIPKFERYALSHGRVPAALVAHLSRSQLPKAVFPPDDDLVCADFLIEEGQLAAIGAPGAFDGEVALLNLDDAIVLPAFTELHTHLDKGHIWPRQANPDGSFGGALDGVSADRTAHWSAEDVRARMEFSLRCAYAHGTRSIRTHLDSIAPQHQISWPIFAELRSQWQGRIALQAVSLVGIDGLADDAVRRDLLNLVLASGGIAGAVTYMVPELEATLDKMIREAIDAGIDIDFHVDETLDPAARSLAIIAERAIALGYEGKITCGHCCSLSRQTPDEVDRTLDLVARANITVVSLPLCNLYLQDRGQAGAAPRTPRFRGVTLLHEMKARGIPVAVSSDNTRDPFYAYGDLDALEVYREATRIAHLDHPVGEWIKTITETPAAAMRLEGGFSIGGAADMVLVRARSFNELLSRPQTDRVVLRSGAAIERVLPDYRELDGLLS, encoded by the coding sequence ATGGCATCCCTGCCTGGATTTATCACAATTCCCAAATTTGAACGTTATGCCCTGTCCCACGGGCGCGTCCCTGCAGCACTTGTTGCGCATCTGTCACGTTCTCAACTGCCGAAGGCAGTATTTCCGCCGGATGATGATCTGGTCTGTGCGGATTTCCTGATCGAGGAAGGGCAGCTTGCAGCCATCGGCGCACCGGGCGCATTTGACGGGGAAGTGGCGCTGCTCAATCTGGATGACGCAATAGTGCTGCCGGCTTTTACCGAATTGCACACCCATCTGGACAAGGGCCACATCTGGCCGCGACAAGCAAACCCGGACGGATCGTTTGGCGGTGCGCTTGACGGTGTCAGCGCTGACAGAACGGCGCATTGGAGCGCTGAGGATGTGCGCGCCCGGATGGAGTTTTCATTGCGCTGCGCCTATGCGCACGGCACGCGGTCCATCCGCACGCATCTGGATTCCATAGCGCCGCAACATCAAATTTCTTGGCCGATATTTGCCGAACTGCGGTCACAATGGCAGGGACGCATTGCGCTGCAGGCGGTTTCACTGGTTGGCATTGACGGGCTGGCAGATGATGCGGTGCGCCGCGATCTGCTGAACCTGGTTCTGGCCAGCGGCGGCATCGCCGGGGCAGTTACCTACATGGTGCCCGAGCTGGAAGCAACGCTCGACAAGATGATCCGCGAGGCGATTGATGCGGGCATCGACATCGACTTTCATGTCGATGAAACCCTGGACCCGGCTGCACGATCACTCGCCATCATTGCCGAGCGGGCCATTGCGCTGGGTTATGAAGGCAAGATCACCTGCGGCCATTGCTGCTCACTGTCGCGCCAGACACCGGACGAGGTCGACCGAACCCTCGATCTGGTGGCCAGGGCCAACATTACAGTGGTCAGTCTGCCGCTGTGCAATCTGTATCTGCAGGATCGCGGGCAAGCCGGTGCGGCTCCACGGACGCCGCGCTTTCGCGGCGTCACCCTGCTGCATGAAATGAAAGCAAGGGGCATTCCCGTCGCAGTGTCGTCGGACAATACGCGCGATCCGTTTTATGCTTATGGCGATCTGGATGCTCTTGAAGTCTATCGCGAAGCAACCCGCATCGCGCATCTGGATCATCCGGTTGGCGAGTGGATCAAAACCATCACCGAAACTCCGGCGGCGGCAATGCGACTGGAAGGCGGATTTAGCATCGGCGGTGCGGCGGACATGGTGCTGGTCAGGGCGCGCAGCTTCAATGAATTGCTGTCGCGCCCGCAAACCGACCGGGTGGTTCTGCGCAGCGGTGCCGCAATTGAGCGGGTGCTACCGGACTACCGCGAGCTTGACGGTTTGCTTTCTTGA
- a CDS encoding ABC transporter permease, translated as MSQADLQLSGSEAVLIDPVELARARAHRRDRVLKWVLPLIIFALAILLWDRLCVWNDIPSYILPRPGLVWETLIADWGLLSFSLLNTLKITFLSLALAIAGGVGLAVLFTVSRQVEMSLFPFAIILQVTPIVAVFPLINIYVDDQTTKLLLCAWIVAFFPILSNTTLGLNSVDHNLRDLYRLYGASRWQTLWHLQLPAAMPFFLGGLKIAGGLALIGAVVAEFVAGASGQSSGLASRIIEAGYRLNAPRLFAALLLISLTGILIFFATSLVSHLMLRKWHESALKREI; from the coding sequence ATGAGCCAGGCAGACCTGCAACTCAGCGGCAGCGAGGCCGTACTGATTGATCCGGTCGAACTGGCGCGGGCGCGGGCTCATCGCCGCGACCGGGTGCTGAAATGGGTTCTGCCACTGATCATCTTCGCGCTTGCGATCCTGTTGTGGGACCGGCTCTGCGTGTGGAATGACATTCCATCCTATATTCTGCCGCGGCCGGGCCTGGTGTGGGAAACGCTGATTGCGGATTGGGGGCTTTTGTCGTTCTCTTTGCTCAACACGCTGAAGATTACATTTCTCAGTCTGGCGCTGGCGATTGCCGGTGGCGTCGGCCTTGCGGTGTTGTTTACGGTGTCGCGACAGGTGGAAATGTCACTGTTTCCCTTCGCCATCATTCTGCAGGTTACACCCATTGTCGCAGTGTTTCCGCTGATCAATATCTATGTCGATGACCAGACCACAAAATTGCTGCTTTGTGCCTGGATTGTCGCATTTTTTCCGATCCTGTCGAATACTACGCTGGGTCTTAATTCTGTCGATCACAATCTGCGCGATCTGTACCGCCTGTATGGTGCCTCGCGCTGGCAGACGCTGTGGCATCTGCAACTGCCGGCGGCAATGCCGTTTTTTCTAGGCGGCCTGAAGATCGCAGGAGGACTGGCGCTGATCGGAGCGGTGGTGGCAGAATTTGTTGCCGGTGCTTCGGGGCAGAGTTCCGGTCTTGCCTCGCGCATCATCGAAGCCGGATACCGGCTCAATGCGCCCAGATTGTTTGCCGCCCTGCTGTTGATTTCGCTGACCGGCATTCTGATCTTTTTTGCGACCTCACTGGTATCGCATCTGATGTTACGCAAATGGCACGAAAGTGCCCTGAAACGGGAGATCTGA
- a CDS encoding ABC transporter ATP-binding protein has protein sequence MAQSPLISLDNITKSFSNGTVALRDMALDVQPGEFVSLLGPSGCGKSTALRIIAGLAPATKGTVSWGGSATAQAEEASHDVSFVFQEPTLMPWANVFGNVYLPLKLKGQSKADAREAVMEALTLVGLEQFANSYPRELSGGMKMRVSIARALVTRPRLLLMDEPFAALDEITRFKLNNDLLDLWQRFNWTVIFVTHSVFESVYLSNRIVVMASRPGRVVDDMAIDALYPRDEAFRTSDVYSQYCREVSKALHKAMDPFPAGAAA, from the coding sequence GTGGCGCAATCACCGCTGATTTCTCTCGACAACATTACCAAGTCGTTTTCCAATGGAACTGTGGCGCTGCGCGACATGGCACTGGATGTTCAGCCAGGCGAGTTTGTCAGTCTGCTCGGCCCCTCCGGCTGCGGCAAGTCCACAGCACTGCGGATTATCGCCGGACTTGCACCGGCAACCAAAGGAACTGTGTCCTGGGGCGGCAGCGCAACTGCGCAGGCCGAAGAGGCCTCACATGATGTCAGCTTTGTTTTTCAGGAGCCGACTTTGATGCCCTGGGCCAATGTGTTTGGAAATGTCTATCTGCCACTTAAACTGAAGGGCCAGAGCAAAGCCGATGCGCGTGAGGCGGTAATGGAGGCGCTGACGCTGGTCGGGCTTGAGCAGTTTGCAAATTCCTATCCGCGCGAGCTGTCCGGCGGGATGAAAATGCGGGTGTCGATTGCCCGCGCTCTGGTGACACGACCAAGGCTGCTGTTGATGGACGAACCTTTTGCCGCTCTGGATGAAATTACCCGCTTCAAATTGAATAATGATCTTCTGGATCTGTGGCAGCGCTTCAACTGGACTGTGATTTTCGTCACACATTCGGTGTTTGAATCGGTTTATCTGTCCAACCGGATCGTGGTCATGGCGTCCCGTCCGGGCCGGGTGGTTGACGATATGGCGATTGATGCGCTCTATCCCCGGGATGAAGCGTTTCGCACCAGTGATGTCTACAGCCAGTATTGCCGCGAAGTTTCGAAGGCGTTGCACAAGGCAATGGATCCGTTTCCCGCCGGAGCAGCGGCATGA
- a CDS encoding ABC transporter substrate-binding protein: protein MKTLTAFGALALSAAFTTPSSALEKVTFGTNWLAQAEHGGFYQAVADGTYEACGLEVSIVSGGPQVNNRALMLAGKMEFIMGGNMLQPFSAAEQNIPIVVVASLFQKEPQVIISHPDQGFDTWESLKGAKLFLGENGFQSFYKWMMGEYGFTAEQRQPYTFNPAPFLADKKSAQQGYITSEPFAIEREGGFKPNLFLLADYGFDTYSTTIETMQATIDTSPELVQCFVDGSILGWVNYLYGDNSAANALIRTDNPDMTDAQIAFSIEQLKKFGIVDSGDSETLGIGAMTDARHTSFYDKMVAAGVAPGGLDISKIYTLDFVNKGVGLELKKKLTGL from the coding sequence ATGAAAACACTCACAGCTTTCGGGGCGCTCGCTTTGAGTGCCGCTTTCACAACCCCTTCCAGCGCGCTCGAAAAGGTGACTTTCGGAACCAACTGGCTGGCCCAGGCGGAACATGGCGGGTTCTATCAAGCCGTGGCCGACGGGACCTATGAAGCCTGCGGACTTGAGGTCTCGATCGTGTCCGGCGGCCCACAGGTCAACAACAGGGCGCTGATGCTGGCAGGCAAAATGGAGTTCATAATGGGGGGCAATATGCTGCAGCCATTTTCGGCAGCTGAGCAGAATATCCCCATTGTCGTGGTCGCTTCGCTGTTCCAGAAGGAACCGCAGGTGATCATCAGCCATCCTGACCAGGGGTTTGATACCTGGGAAAGCCTGAAGGGCGCGAAACTGTTTCTGGGAGAGAACGGCTTCCAGAGCTTCTATAAATGGATGATGGGCGAATATGGCTTCACCGCCGAACAACGTCAGCCTTATACCTTCAATCCTGCACCGTTTCTGGCTGACAAGAAATCCGCGCAGCAAGGCTATATCACCTCCGAGCCATTTGCCATTGAACGGGAAGGCGGCTTCAAGCCCAACCTGTTCCTGCTGGCGGATTACGGTTTCGATACCTATTCCACCACGATTGAAACCATGCAGGCGACAATTGATACCAGTCCGGAACTGGTGCAGTGTTTCGTCGACGGTTCAATTCTTGGCTGGGTGAATTATCTGTATGGCGATAATTCCGCTGCCAATGCGCTGATCCGGACAGACAATCCGGATATGACTGACGCACAGATCGCGTTTTCGATTGAGCAACTGAAAAAGTTCGGAATTGTCGATAGTGGAGATTCCGAAACCCTGGGCATCGGTGCCATGACCGATGCGCGGCACACAAGCTTTTACGACAAAATGGTGGCAGCGGGTGTGGCGCCCGGAGGTCTTGATATTTCCAAAATCTACACCCTCGACTTCGTCAACAAGGGCGTTGGCCTTGAGTTGAAGAAAAAACTGACCGGCCTGTAA
- a CDS encoding RidA family protein, whose translation MVNRFVHHTPGTIRAPFANYSHGVELPPGARIIVCSGQLGVTAEDSVPEGSEAQSDLIFSNISEILASADMELSDIVRINAYVSDRDHLAGYMCARDRYVCDPPPASTLMIVSGFARPEFVVEIEVLAARAG comes from the coding sequence ATGGTAAACCGGTTTGTGCATCATACGCCCGGCACCATCCGGGCGCCTTTCGCCAATTACAGCCACGGTGTGGAACTGCCGCCCGGTGCCCGCATCATCGTCTGTTCAGGCCAGTTGGGGGTTACTGCCGAGGATTCTGTTCCAGAAGGGTCCGAGGCACAGAGCGACCTGATCTTCAGCAATATTTCCGAAATCCTGGCAAGTGCGGACATGGAGCTGTCCGACATTGTCCGGATCAATGCCTATGTCAGCGACAGAGATCATCTGGCCGGATATATGTGCGCGCGGGACCGTTATGTCTGCGACCCGCCACCGGCCTCAACACTGATGATCGTATCCGGTTTTGCGCGGCCGGAATTCGTCGTGGAAATTGAAGTACTGGCAGCCAGAGCCGGATAA
- a CDS encoding ATPase inhibitor subunit zeta: MAGFFDLDDTEETLLTMQNIEPQEVEISTDGCINARRDYILGLWAGRQLGLRDDELQHYVRDVMHTDQMTPGFDPMINKVATDFSKNGIALANTQIRVAFLHAERTARAEMLATD, from the coding sequence TTGGCCGGATTTTTCGATTTAGATGACACAGAAGAGACCTTGTTAACCATGCAAAACATTGAACCTCAAGAGGTAGAAATTTCAACTGATGGCTGCATCAATGCGAGGCGCGACTACATTCTCGGCTTGTGGGCAGGACGCCAGCTGGGCTTGCGGGATGATGAGCTGCAGCACTATGTCCGGGACGTCATGCATACCGATCAGATGACACCGGGATTTGATCCGATGATCAATAAGGTTGCAACCGATTTTTCGAAGAACGGCATTGCTCTGGCCAATACGCAGATCCGCGTGGCGTTTCTGCACGCCGAACGCACTGCGCGTGCCGAGATGCTGGCGACGGACTGA
- a CDS encoding gamma-glutamyl-gamma-aminobutyrate hydrolase family protein, with the protein MKPLVLVTADVISTAGYNWHAAIDTYLKALFNVADVQPVILPDLAADGDYETLLARVDGVLLTGSKSNVFPQLYGATPTAQHEPYDHDRDATTLPLIRQTIESGTPLLAICRGLQELNVALGGTLDTEIQEQHGRIDHRAPDLPDQDKRYRIAQSVKPVPGGLLARIVGNDTITINSLHRQAIARLADGLRIEATADDGIIEAVSVKDAKAFALGVQWHPEYWAASDAVSRSIFEYFGNVMRGTVSDTIKAAE; encoded by the coding sequence ATGAAGCCCCTCGTTTTAGTTACAGCCGACGTCATTTCAACAGCCGGATACAATTGGCACGCCGCCATCGACACCTATCTCAAGGCGCTGTTCAATGTCGCCGATGTGCAACCGGTCATTCTGCCGGATCTTGCCGCAGACGGCGATTATGAGACCCTGCTGGCGCGGGTGGATGGCGTCTTGCTGACGGGCTCGAAAAGCAATGTCTTCCCGCAGCTTTATGGCGCAACGCCAACCGCCCAACACGAACCCTATGATCATGATCGCGATGCCACGACCCTGCCGCTCATTCGCCAGACCATAGAAAGCGGCACGCCGCTTCTGGCGATTTGCCGGGGACTTCAGGAACTCAATGTTGCGCTCGGTGGAACCCTGGATACGGAAATCCAGGAGCAGCACGGCCGCATCGATCATCGCGCGCCCGATCTGCCGGACCAGGACAAGCGCTACAGGATTGCCCAGAGCGTAAAGCCGGTGCCGGGCGGATTACTCGCGCGTATTGTGGGCAATGATACGATCACCATCAATTCCCTGCATCGCCAGGCCATCGCTCGCCTCGCCGATGGGTTGCGTATCGAAGCCACCGCTGATGACGGCATCATCGAAGCCGTCTCGGTCAAGGATGCAAAAGCATTTGCGCTGGGCGTGCAGTGGCACCCGGAATACTGGGCGGCAAGTGATGCGGTATCGCGCAGCATTTTCGAGTATTTCGGCAATGTCATGCGCGGCACCGTGTCCGACACAATCAAGGCTGCGGAATAA
- a CDS encoding nickel/cobalt transporter, protein MFLKALWAGLIMLCLSTALVVAQGPFGVGAPEAAPMPANGMLSDFFRWVAAEQSAFYKQLTGTVRDMKQNGSAVWTLISLSFLYGVFHAAGPGHGKVVMSSYVLANHETARRGAVLCLLSSLLQALVAIGVISILAIMFNATSLVISDATRALEVGSYVLVAVLGFYLIVKSVRRIVAAPLGTPGAGPLHTEHRVADHHHHDEHCGCNHAHAPSPALADQAGRSVRAAATAVLSVGLRPCTGALIVLVFALAQGLFWAGILSAFAMGLGTAITVSALMFLAVGTRRATLLLAGGNTRGAGIVLNGVQLLGAVAVFTLGAVLLTASLRLF, encoded by the coding sequence GTGTTCCTGAAAGCGCTCTGGGCCGGACTGATCATGCTGTGCCTTAGCACTGCTCTGGTAGTGGCGCAGGGCCCGTTCGGGGTCGGTGCGCCAGAGGCGGCCCCGATGCCGGCGAACGGTATGCTGTCCGATTTCTTTCGCTGGGTTGCCGCTGAGCAGAGCGCTTTCTACAAGCAGTTGACCGGCACGGTGCGCGACATGAAACAGAACGGCAGCGCGGTCTGGACGCTGATCAGTCTGAGCTTTCTGTACGGGGTATTTCATGCCGCCGGCCCCGGCCACGGCAAGGTTGTGATGTCCTCCTATGTGCTGGCAAACCACGAGACAGCACGCCGCGGTGCGGTGTTGTGCCTGCTATCATCCCTGCTGCAAGCCCTGGTCGCTATCGGCGTCATCAGCATTCTGGCGATCATGTTCAACGCCACCAGTCTGGTCATTTCGGATGCCACAAGGGCGCTGGAAGTCGGCAGCTATGTGCTGGTGGCCGTGCTTGGCTTCTATCTGATTGTCAAATCCGTGCGCCGCATTGTGGCAGCACCGTTGGGCACCCCCGGTGCAGGCCCGTTGCATACTGAACACCGGGTTGCCGACCACCACCATCATGACGAGCATTGCGGTTGCAATCATGCTCATGCGCCCAGTCCGGCGCTGGCGGATCAGGCCGGCCGCAGCGTCAGAGCCGCAGCGACGGCAGTTTTATCGGTCGGGCTGCGGCCCTGCACCGGCGCGCTGATTGTTCTTGTGTTTGCGCTGGCGCAGGGGCTGTTCTGGGCTGGGATCCTGTCGGCATTTGCGATGGGCCTTGGAACCGCAATAACCGTGAGCGCTCTGATGTTCTTAGCTGTGGGAACGCGGCGCGCCACACTGCTGCTGGCAGGCGGCAACACACGCGGTGCCGGCATTGTGCTGAACGGCGTGCAACTGCTCGGTGCTGTCGCGGTTTTCACGCTGGGTGCCGTGCTGCTGACCGCATCACTTCGCTTGTTTTAA